The Impatiens glandulifera chromosome 3, dImpGla2.1, whole genome shotgun sequence genome contains a region encoding:
- the LOC124932862 gene encoding protein MIZU-KUSSEI 1-like: protein MKDPVMGVTPRTSTSSAAGFVAGAGAGATSSNSPPGPPPPPNPPPPPPPPLSQLAQPSNKKKNKPTKFFRVFRSVFRTLPIITPVCKFPHISGGVLADIHLHRGGVSSDRISGTLFGNRKGRASLLIQENPRTLPTAVVELAINTSMLQKEMSMGMVRIALECEKRAEKDKTPLLEEPMWTMYCNGKKSGYSVRREPNDEDVQVMELLRAVSMGAGVLPGRSEIEGPDGELAYVRAHFERVVGSKDSETLYMLSPDGNSGPDLSIFFVRI, encoded by the exons ATGAAGGATCCAGTAATGGGGGTTACACCAAGAACATCAACCTCTTCCGCAGCCGGATTCGTTGCCGGAGCCGGAGCCGGAGCTACATCATCAAACTCACCACCAggtccaccaccaccaccaaatcctcctcctcctccgccgCCTCCACTCTCTCAACTCGCCCAGCCTTCcaacaagaaaaaaaacaaacccACAAAATTTTTCCGTGTGTTTCGATCAGTTTTTCGTACCTTACCCATCATTACCCCCGTTTGCAAATTCCCCCACATCTCTGGCGGTGTACTTGCCGATATTCACCTCCATCGAGGTGGGGTCTCGTCGGATCGAATTAGCGGGACCCTGTTTGGGAACCGAAAGGGACGGGCCAGTTTGTTGATACAGGAGAATCCTCGTACGCTTCCGACGGCGGTGGTTGAATTGGCGATAAACACGAGTATGTTGCAGAAGGAGATGAGTATGGGAATGGTGAGGATTGCGTTGGAATGTGAGAAAAGGGCGGAGAAAGATAAGACGCCGCTTTTGGAAGAACCCATGTGGACCATGTATTGTAATGGGAAGAAGAGTGGGTATAGTGTAAGGCGAGAGCCAAATGATGAAGATGTTCag GTAATGGAGCTTCTTCGGGCAGTTTCGATGGGAGCTGGAGTTCTCCCTGGTCGATCGGAGATAGAGGGACCGGACGGTGAATTGGCCTATGTAAGGGCACATTTTGAACGGGTTGTGGGATCCAAAGATTCAGAAACGTTATATATGTTGAGCCCGGATGGAAATAGTGGACCGGATTTGAGCATTTTCTTTGTGAGGATATGA